In Tsukamurella tyrosinosolvens, the genomic window GCGGCACCTCGCTGGTGATCGCCGAGTGGCCCTCGCGCGACTGGGCCCCTGCGGAGATCCCCGCCGACGGCGTCGAATCCGCCCGTCGCTTCGCCGACCTGCAACGCCTGGTCACCGAGATCCGGCGCTTCCGCAGCGATCAGCTGCTCAAGCCCGGCCAGCGGGTCGCCGCTCGGCTCACCGGCCTCGACGAGGCCGGCCTGACCTCCCTCGCGGCCGCCGCCGCGAACCTGTGCCGGCTCACCCCGCCCGAGGACGGCTTCGCCGCGACGGCGTCGCTGGAGGTCCGCCTCGTCGGCGGCACAGTGACCGTCGAGCTGGACACGTCCGGCACCGTCGACCTGGGGGCCGAGCGGGCGCGCTTGGAGAAGGACCTCAAGGCGGCGCAGAAGGAGCTCGACGGCACGTCGGTCAAGCTGGGCAACGAGGCCTTCCTCGCGAAGGCGCCCGATGCGGTCGTCGACAAGATCCGCACGCGGCAGACCGTCGCGCAGGAGGAGGTCGAGCGCCTCACCGCCCGGATCGCGCAGCTGGGCGGGGGCGCCGCGTGACGGTGCCCGCCTTCGCCGCCGACCCCGACGACCTCGCCGAGCTGGCGCAGGTCGAGGCCGAACTCGACCAGCGCTGGCCCGAGACGAAGATCGAGCCCTCGCTGACGCGCATCGCCGCGCTCATGCAGCTGCTCGGGTCGCCGCAGGACGCGTACCCGTCGATCCAGGTCGCGGGCACCAACGGCAAGTCGTCGACGGCGCGGATGATCGACTCGCTGCTGCTCGCCTTCTCGCGCCGCACGGGCCGGATCACCAGCCCGCACCTGCAGCTCGCCACGGAGCGCATCGCGATCGACGGGGCGCCGCTCACCGCCAAGCAGTACGTCGAGACCTACCGCGAGCTCGAGCCCTTCGTCGAGCTCGTCGACGCCCAGTCCGAGGCCGCCGACGGCCCGCGGATGAGCAAGTTCGAGGTACTCACCGCCATGGCCTTCGCCGCCTTCGCCGAGGCCCCCGTCGACGTCGCCGTCGTCGAGGTCGGGCTCGGCGGCACCTGGGACGCCACCAACGTGGTGACCGCCGAGGTCGCCGTCATCACCCCGATCGGTCTCGACCACGTGGAGATCCTCGGACCCGACCTGGCGTCGATCGCGGGGGAGAAGGCCGGCATCGTCAAGCGCGCGCCCGAGCGGCTCATCCCCAAGGACACCGTGATGATCGTGGGCAAGCAGGAGCCCGCGGCCATGGACGTGCTGCTGCGCAAGGCCGTCGAGGCCGACGCGGCCGTCGCGCGCGAGGGCTCCGAGTTCGCCGTCGTCGAGCGCCGCGTCGCCGTCGGGGGACAGCAGCTCACCCTGCAGGGACTCGGAGGCGTCTACGACGACGTCTTCCTCCCGCTGCACGGCGAGCACCAGGCCAACAACGCCGCGGTCGCCCTGGCCGCGGTCGAGGCCTTCTTCGGCGCCGGTGCCGACCAGCAGCTCGACATCGACACGGTGCGCGAGGGTTTCGCGAAGTCCGCGTCGCCGGGCCGGCTGGAGCGGGTCCGCAGTGCCCCGACGGTGCTCATCGACGCCGCGCACAACCCGCACGGCGCGCAGGCGTTGGCCCGGACCATCGAGACGGAGTTCGGCTTCCGCACCCTGATCGGCGTCGTCTCCGTGCTCGCCGACAAGGACGCCGTCGGCGTGCTGACGGCGCTCGAGCCGGTGCTCGACACCGTCGTCGTCACCCACAACGGCTCACCCCGCGCGCTCGAGGTGGAGCGGCTCGCGGCCATCGCCGAGGAGATCTTCGGTGAGGACCGCGTGGTCACCTCGCCCACCATGGTCGACGCGGTGGAGACCGCCGTCGCGCTCGCCGACCAGGAGTCGGACGACGAGGACGGCCCCGCCTCGGGCGTCGGAGTCCTCATCACCGGTTCCGTGGTCACCGCGGGCGCCGCGCGCTCGCTGTTCGGAAAGGAACCCCAGTGACCGAGCCCCAGCGGTTCACCCCGCCGCCCAAGGATCCGTGGAAGAGCTTCCGCGGCATCCTCTCCGGCACCCT contains:
- the folC gene encoding bifunctional tetrahydrofolate synthase/dihydrofolate synthase, whose protein sequence is MTVPAFAADPDDLAELAQVEAELDQRWPETKIEPSLTRIAALMQLLGSPQDAYPSIQVAGTNGKSSTARMIDSLLLAFSRRTGRITSPHLQLATERIAIDGAPLTAKQYVETYRELEPFVELVDAQSEAADGPRMSKFEVLTAMAFAAFAEAPVDVAVVEVGLGGTWDATNVVTAEVAVITPIGLDHVEILGPDLASIAGEKAGIVKRAPERLIPKDTVMIVGKQEPAAMDVLLRKAVEADAAVAREGSEFAVVERRVAVGGQQLTLQGLGGVYDDVFLPLHGEHQANNAAVALAAVEAFFGAGADQQLDIDTVREGFAKSASPGRLERVRSAPTVLIDAAHNPHGAQALARTIETEFGFRTLIGVVSVLADKDAVGVLTALEPVLDTVVVTHNGSPRALEVERLAAIAEEIFGEDRVVTSPTMVDAVETAVALADQESDDEDGPASGVGVLITGSVVTAGAARSLFGKEPQ